Proteins encoded in a region of the Perca fluviatilis chromosome 6, GENO_Pfluv_1.0, whole genome shotgun sequence genome:
- the osmr gene encoding leukemia inhibitory factor receptor translates to MIRFRISVINLVRFYLIFSEDYSGCCMDTVWPPSPSIIHLQAISDKQSLVVSWLVNHSRGDIYEVQVSRTENYNVIYNRNLSLISVDSDEYTWTWTSDLPLECVDHSVRIRHFYNQSVPSPWSDWITNHGAQMKVETKIFPFQRMMREHTSAMFCCVHPRGVNITSMILNRNKYPLISIGAGVKAIAVGNLTIPTGLIKRLSLSCNDATDVIGYAWNYISFPPQKPRNLSCATSDMTTVICTWESGRKRDPYDHNKQTHTIHIENSDQAPINCEQSSCTFPAVPQLDEYNISLVVKDQLGEETESYSFNISDRVFPVVEVNRVSPGSTHTTVSWIVPGNLTQLNLLCQVTTDSDSTTELSCNNASGLCQVKLEHLLPNTRYSTRVRCSANGRLWGDWTQPISFITYPLVTLDVWRRIKQLSDTMTRQVTLLWTPHVPGSAVTVNIQGYIVQWSQEGQNWTEWKDSGQTQAEVSINPGQYDFSVQAVVHTGSTIPAHITIPQGDDGEILPVKKRLSSTTAAGFNLSWVEQDSATCGYTVEWCIMGNTVLCTLQWLKVPEGNNTLFLPAKNFKAGCRYTFKIYGCTENGHRLLEVQTGYSQELKSVQSPSLVEPFQITSSSVTLEWSYDEDDPAHSAFITGYLVTAQAVGSGTLLGHAANLFNVSVADPRRKSVTIEGLQQNQEYAFSVSALTEEGPGQPTNITIRTRTNYSAHLAKILTPILLLLGCIILLWPQRKILKSVLKEIFTYPAGMNINTPEFDSFLHETSERLQSQKVEECSFCDIEILNTRPLQDETTALRDAEPMNTLPSPGSQLSPSASSLSCVPLQTEYCPQSVTVSCDRTILQQTCISNKTYMHNIE, encoded by the exons ATGATACGTTTCAGAATATCCGTGATTAACCTGGTTAGGTTCTATCTAATATTTTCTGAGGATTACAGTGGATGCTGCATGGACACTG TTTGGCCGCCAAGCCCGAGCATCATTCATCTGCAGGCTATCAGTGACAAGCAAAGCCTTGTGGTGAGCTGGCTGGTTAACCACAGCAGGGGCGACATTTATGAGGTCCAGGTCAGCCGCACTGAAAACTACAACGTCATTTACAAT AGAAATCTGAGTTTAATCTCCGTGGATTCAGATGAATACACATGGACATGGACCTCTGATCTGCCTCTGGAGTGCGTCGATCACTCAGTCAGAATACGACATTTCTATAATCAGTCTGTCCCGAGTCCCTGGAGCGACTGGATAACCAACCATG GAGCCCAGATGAAGGTTGAGACCAAGATCTTCCCCTTCCAGCGGATGATGAGAGAGCACACCAGTGCCATGTTCTGCTGTGTTCACCCAAGAGGAGTCAATATTACTAGCATGATCTTAAACCGCAACAAATACCCTCTTATCAGCATTGGAGCTGGAGTCAAGGCTATCGCTGTAGGTAACCTGACCATCCCAACAGGGTTGATTAAACGTCTTTCACTCTCTTGCAATGATGCAACAGACGTGATCGGTTATGCCTGGAACTACATCAGTT TTCCTCCCCAGAAGCCCAGAAACCTCAGCTGTGCGACCTCAGACATGACAACTGTCATTTGCACCTGGGAATCAGGCAGAAAACGAGACCCGTACGATCACAACAAGCAAACGCACACTATCCACATAGA GAACTCCGACCAGGCTCCCATCAACTGCGAGCAGTCATCTTGTACTTTCCCGGCCGTCCCGCAGTTGGATGAATACAACATCAGTTTGGTGGTGAAGGACCAGCtgggagaggagacagagagctaTAGCTTCAACATCTCTGACAGAG TGTTTCCTGTTGTGGAGGTGAACAGAGTGAGCCCTGGGTCGACACACACCACTGTTTCCTGGATCGTCCCGGGGAACTTGACCCAACTGAACCTCCTCTGTCAGGTCACTACAGACTCAGACAGCACCACTGAG CTGAGTTGCAATAATGCGAGTGGTCTCTGCCAAGTCAAACTGGAACATCTGCTTCCCAACACGCGCTACTCTACCAGGGTACGCTGCTCTGCCAATGGCAGGCTGTGGGGAGATTGGACACAGCCCATATCCTTCATAACCT ATCCGTTGGTGACCTTGGATGTATGGAGGAGAATAAAGCAGCTGTCCGACACGATGACTCGTCAAGTTACTCTATTGTGGACTCCA CATGTTCCTGGGTCAGCAGTCACAGTGAACATCCAAGGCTACATAGTTCAGTGGTCGCAGGAGGGCCAAAACTGGACCGAGTGGAAGGACAGTGGACAAACCCAGGCAGAGGTCTCCATCAATCCGGGACAGTATGACTTCAGTGTCCAGGCTGTAGTCCACACCGGCTCCACCATTCCTGCTCACATCACCATCCCACAGGGGGACGATGGAG AAATCCTCCCAGTAAAGAAGCGGTTGAGCAGCACCACAGCTGCTGGTTTTAATCTGTCCTGGGTGGAGCAGGACTCTGCCACCTGTGGCTATACAGTGGAATGGTGCATCATGGGAAACACAGTGCTTTGCACTCTGCAATGGCTGAAGGTGCCAGAGGGAAACAACACATTGTTCCTACCTGCTA AAAATTTCAAAGCAGGTTGTAGGTATACATTTAAAATCTACGGATGCACAGAAAATGGACACCGACTACTTGAGGTACAGACTGGATACTCACAAGAGCTCA AATCTGTACAGTCCCCGAGTCTGGTTGAACCTTTTCAGATTACTAGCTCATCTGTGACGCTGGAGTGGAGTTACGATGAGGACGATCCGGCTCATTCGGCATTTATCACTGGTTACCTGGTTACAGCACAGGCAGTAGGATCTGGTACGCTGCTAGGTCATGCTGCAA ATCTGTTTAACGTGTCGGTGGCAGACCCTCGGAGGAAGTCTGTGACCATAGAGGGTCTGCAGCAGAACCAAGAGTATGCTTTCTCTGTGAGCGCTCTCACTGAGGAGGGGCCTGGACAACCAACCAACATCACTATCAGGACCAGAACCAACT ACTCTGCACACCTGGCCAAGATACTGACTCCCATCTTGTTACTGCTGGGCTGCATCATTCTCCTGTGGCCTCAAAGAAAAAT ACTGAAGAGTGTGCTGAAGGAGATCTTTACTTATCCTGCTGGTATGAACATCAATACACCTGAGTTTGACAGCTTCCTGCATGAG ACGAGTGAGCGGCTGCAGTCTCAGAAGGTGGAGGAGTGCAGCTTCTGTGACATTGAGATCCTGAATACCAGACCTCTTCAGGATGAAACAACGGCACTGAGAGATGCTGAACCCATGAACACGCTGCCCTCTCCTGGTTCCCAGCTCTCTCCTTCAGCCTCGTCACTCTCCTGTGTGCCACTCCAAACAGAATACTGTCCACAGTCAGTCACAGTGTCCTGCGACAGAACAATCCTTCAACAAACATGCATCTCAAACAAGACTTATATGCACAACATTGAGTAG